The nucleotide sequence ATGTTGGAATATCTTGTGCACGTTCAATATAGAACAAGTTTTAAGTAAAGAACTGCTGGAGGAGTAAGCGGTTACATAACCGCTTTACATATCTTTGTTAAAGAAAAGGTACAACTATTTACGCGAATTCGAAGCTCTGTATTCAAAACCGGTTCAGTATTGAACATCCCTCTATCCTTGATTGTATAAGTATCTATTAATACAAAGAAGGAAAAGTTTCCTTCAGATTGTAACACTACATGGCTGTCGATATCCATAGGTTATATTTTCTTAATTGCAGCATTATCTTGAAGGTTAAATGGAGAACAAAACGAGGATGAAGAACAAATACAAGAAACCAACCACTTTAAATTGCTATGCAGGAAGCAGATATCGGTTCTCCCTTATGGTATGCAGCTTCATAGGATGCGTACTCCTGTTTCACTTGTACTTCCTTAACCAAAGTCAACACAGTCAACACGCGGTAATGCAAATGAACAGTGACCATCCATATTACCGTGAGCTAGTAGAAGTGGAAGACGATGGCATTAAAATCCCACCACCTAGAAAGCGGTCCCCACGTGCAATTAAACGGAAACCTAAACGACCAACCACCCTGATTGAAGAGTTTCTCGATGAATCTTCTCAACTTAGATACATATTCTTTCCTGGTCAAAAGACTGCCATTGACCCACTTAATGATGCTGGTAACGAAAGTCTTTATTATCATCCTGGTAGAATCTGGTTGGATACTGACGGGAATCCTATTCAAGCTCATGGTGGAGGTATTCTATATGATGATCGATCAAGAACGTACTACTGGTATGGTGAATATAAAGATGGACCCACTTACTATGCTCACAAAAAGGCAGCAGCTCGGGTTAGTATCTTAATCTTGATAACTGGAAGGGGTCAATCGGGTCAAATAAATAGTGTTAGCTAAAAAGCAAATCGGTTGAATGGGTCAAAGGGGTCAAAAGTTGTCCAAAGTTTATTATTAATGTATGCAGCTTCATAAATCCTGGTATTAGATAAAATGTTTGATAAATGGCACCCATTCTACCCCCTAAAGTTTGATAAAATGCCAGAAGTAACCCTAACTTTGTAAATGTTACTTTGACCCCTTCAAGTTTCTAACGTTTCAAGTTTACCGTAAAACTAATttcttatgtttttatttttatgtatgtgtcaGTATAAATGCAATTTCGTCTATGCTTTAACGTAATTTTGTTTGGAGACGAGTCGGGTCAATTATATAATGTTTTGTTTTTTATGTACATTTTGAGTTGGGccacgttttgacgtaaattttgtttagAAACaaatcgggtcaaatataatacgttttcattcgacggtataaatttgagttactaTACGTTTCGACATAAATTTAGTTCGGAAACGAGTCAGTCGATTGTAGTCTATACTTTATCACATCGTGTACGACGCCAACACACGTGTTTAATTTATGTAcattttgtttggaaacaagtcgggtcaaatatgaTACATTTTCATTCAATGGTATGCATTCGGATTACTCTATCGGGTCAAATATGATACATTTTCATTCAACGGTATGAATTCGGATTACTCTATGTTTTAACGTAAATTTAGTTTGAAAACGAGTCGGGTTGATTGTAGTTTATAATTTATCGCGTCGCGTACGGCGCCGGCGCAACGCGCAGTGGGTAAAAAAAGGAGTTATTGTACTAATAATATAGTTTTGATTGCAGGTTGACATCATCGGTGTGGGTTGCTATTCTTCAAAAGATCTTTGGACATGGAAGAACGAGGGTATCGTGTTAGCAGCCGAAGAAGCAAACGAAACGCATGATCTTCATACATCTAATGTATTAGAAAGACCAAAAGTAATTTAtaacaaaaatacaaataaatatgtaaTGTGGATGCATATTGACGACGCCAACTACACCAAAGCGTCTGTAGGAATCGCCATCAGCAACTCCCCGACGGGCCCCTTCGACTACATCAGAAGCACAAGACCACACGGTTTCGAAAGTCGAGACATGACCATTTTCAAAGATGATGATGACGTGGCGTATCTGGTGTACTCTTCAGAAGACAACAGTGAGCTTCATATTGGGCCGCTGACACAAGATTACCTTGATGTGACAAATGTCATGAGACGGATTCTCGTGGGCCAGCACCGTGAAGCTCCAGCGCTGTTCAAGCATGAAGGGACTTATTACATGATCACTTCGGGTTGCACTGGGTGGGCTCCAAACGAGGCCCTGGCCCATGCAGCGGAATCTGTTATGGGCCCATGGGAGACGATGGGGAATCCATGTGTTGGGGGTAACAAAGTCTTTCGGCTTGCTACGTTTTTCGCCCAAAGCACGTTTGTTCTTCCTTTACATGGGTTTCCGGGTGTTTTTATATTTATGGCAGACCGATGGAACCCTGCGGATTTACGGGACTCGAGGTATGTATGGTTGCCTTTGTTGGTTGGGGGACCTGTAGACCGCCCCCTTGACTACTCGTTCGGGTTCCCTTTGTGGCCTCGGGTGTCGATATATTGGCATAAAAGATGGAAACTTCCCTATAAATGGAGTGGTAAAAACTAAAAAGTGATACATGGagttatttcttttgttttttttttcctcaaTTTAGGGGTGTACTTATTTTGTGTACATTAGGTGGTAGAGGCTGTATTGCTGTGTATTGAGTGTGCATTTTATAGAGAGAATAATGAAAGCATGATAGATGACTCCGGTCCAGCCATTTTTATTTGGTTATAGAAGTTCAGAATTCTTCAAATCAGTGTCTTGTCATATTGCATATGTCATAAATCTTCACATAACACGATGTAAGCGATAAAAGTTTACAAACAATTATTCGTTGAAAAAATTATATAGGCGAATTAGTCTATCCTGGAGATAGAAGTCGGCGCGTCCTGCTCGGTTTGAAATTTTAACCCAAAGATTTACAGTTGTAGCTACTAAACTTTGTCCCACTAGGAATGTAATTATGGTCTCGAGGTCCATCCTTGCGCGAACCAAGTAGAGTGCTAAGACCATAAGGGCTAAAGCCAAAGAGACCCCAATAACAATAAACAGACCCCAAAATCTAACAAGGTTAGGGGGTTCCACCATGGTGGGGAATGCTAAAGAGAAGTCTTTCCCAAACCACTCCATCTCCAACTTCATTAGAGTCCCGTCTTCTCTTATTTTTGCAATTTCCCTCGACATCTCTATTACCAAAGGCGAACCTTTTGCAAAGATCTAAACAATATAAACGAGAACGATAAGATGAACAGGTTCGTATGATGCAAGTGATCAGTAGGAAAAAGGGTACTTACAAAGCCAAAACCAGAAGTAATAGGTTTAGACAACACCATGGCATAGTCATGTGGGTACCTCCTAAGAAACATCTTGATGTATGGAACTTCATCAACAATGGCATCTGCACCACCATGCTTTCCCCCTCTTGATAGCGCATCATCGTAATCCTCGTATGAATGATATGAGTTTTTCATATTGTAACTAAGTTTCAAATCGCCAAATAAAGAACCACCATGAAAGCCAACAACTCCCTGTTTTAATGCTAATTCAACTTTTTCAACCGACGTTAGT is from Helianthus annuus cultivar XRQ/B chromosome 9, HanXRQr2.0-SUNRISE, whole genome shotgun sequence and encodes:
- the LOC110895172 gene encoding uncharacterized protein LOC110895172, giving the protein MENKTRMKNKYKKPTTLNCYAGSRYRFSLMVCSFIGCVLLFHLYFLNQSQHSQHAVMQMNSDHPYYRELVEVEDDGIKIPPPRKRSPRAIKRKPKRPTTLIEEFLDESSQLRYIFFPGQKTAIDPLNDAGNESLYYHPGRIWLDTDGNPIQAHGGGILYDDRSRTYYWYGEYKDGPTYYAHKKAAARVDIIGVGCYSSKDLWTWKNEGIVLAAEEANETHDLHTSNVLERPKVIYNKNTNKYVMWMHIDDANYTKASVGIAISNSPTGPFDYIRSTRPHGFESRDMTIFKDDDDVAYLVYSSEDNSELHIGPLTQDYLDVTNVMRRILVGQHREAPALFKHEGTYYMITSGCTGWAPNEALAHAAESVMGPWETMGNPCVGGNKVFRLATFFAQSTFVLPLHGFPGVFIFMADRWNPADLRDSRYVWLPLLVGGPVDRPLDYSFGFPLWPRVSIYWHKRWKLPYKWSGKN